CAGGGCAACCAGCACCACATACTTCGTCATGTCGAGCGCCGCCCCCGGAACATGACAAAGTACGAAATCTCGGTTGTTCCTCCCCGAAAAGACGCGCAAACTCCGGACGGAAACGACTTTCCGATTCTTCGGAGTTTTTGATGACCACCGGATCCGGGCACGAGGACGCGCCCACGGCGGGCCGAGCGGAATGCCGTACGCCACGTACGAGAGCGGCCTTTTCGCTGCTGGCCGCGACGCAGCTCGTGCTCATCATGGCGATCACCATGCTCGCGGTGGTCCTGCCGCGCGTCGAGGCGGAACTGGGGCTCTCGGCGGGCCGCCTGACCCTGGTCAACGCCGCCTACGGCCTGTCCTTCAGCGGGCTGTTGCTGCTGGGAGGCCGGGCCGCGGATCTCTACGGCCCTCGGCGACTGTTCACCACGGGGCTCGTGCTGTTCGGTGCCGCCTCCATCACGGCTGGTGTGGCGCCCGGGTTCTGGACACTGACGATCAGCAGATTCCTGCAGGGAGCGGGCGCGGCACTGGCGGCACCGGCAGCGGTGGCGCTGGTCGGGGTCGTGTTCCCCGAACCGCGTCGCCGTGCCCGGGCCTTGGCGGCGTGGGGTGGGCTTTCCCCGCTCGGAGCGGCGGCGGGCGTGCTGTCCTCCGGCGTGATCGCCGGCTGGGTGTCGTGGCGTTGGGTGTTCGCGGTGCCGGTGCTCGCCGCCGTACTGGTGTTGGCGCTGACCAGCTCGTTACTACCCGCCGACGGGCGGACCGTGCGGGGCGGTCTCGACGTCGGGGGCGCGGTTCTGGCGACCGCGGGGCTGACCGCGCTCAGCTACGGCCTGGTCCACGCGGCGGAGCGATCCTGGTTCTCGCTGCCGGTGCTCGGCCCGCTCACGGCGGGTGTGGTGTTGGTGACGTCCTTCGTCCTCGCGGAGCGGAAAGCGGCCGACCCGTTGCTGCCGCCGGCGTTTCTGGGCTCGGGGCGCCGAGTGGGCGCCCTGTGGGTGATCCTGGTCGGTGCCACCGCGATCTCGACCGTTCTCATGCTGCTGTCGTTGTACTTCCAACAGGTGAAGGGGATGTCTCCGCTCGGCACGGCTGCCGCGTTCCTGCCGTTCAGCCTGCTGTTGTTGCTCACCGGGCTCATCGTGACGCGGTTGGTCAACCGGTTCGGGCCGCGCGTCGTCGCGGTCGTCGGTTCGCTGCTCGCCGCCGGAGGGGCGGCACTGCTCGGCGGCACGACGGCGGGCGGACCGTACGCGGGTGCTTTGCTGGCCGGGCTGCTGGTCCTGCCGGTCGGGATCAGCATGATGTTCTCCGGTGCGACGGTCCGGGTCCTCTCAGCGGGGAGCGAGGAGCGGGCCGGCCTCGCGGGCAGTCTGGTCAACACCGCCATGGAGACCGGTCCGACCGCCGGGTTGGCGCTGTTGGTCTCGCTGGCCACCACCCGCACCGACTCGCTGCTCGCCGAGGGGGCAGCGCCGCGTGTCGCCGAGACGTCCGGGTACTCCTTCGCGTTCGACACGGCCGCGCTGGTCCTGCTCGGCACGGCGGCGGTGGCACTGTGGACACTCCGCGGGACCGGAGGTCGGGATCAGTAGTCCGCCGTCCTGTCCCGTGACAGCACACGAGCCGTGTGGGCCAGCGAGGCCAGCGTGATGTGGCGGTGCCAACCGGGGTAGGTACGCCCCTCGAAGTCGCGAATGCCGACGGTCCCGCCGATCTCCTCGCTGTCGCGGGCGACCCGCCCGGGAAGCTTGCCGCTCCGCAGCAGAGCATCGACCGACGGGGTGCGTGCGTTCGTCAGCCACATCCGCTCCGGTGGGTTCCGCGGATCCGACCACTCCCCGACCAGACGCAGCATCCGCCGCTTGCCGCTGTCGGGGCCGTTGTCCGGTCGTCGTGGGATCGGCTCCACCGGAACGGTCACCGCCGCGCTGGTGCGTCGACGGCGGGTCACGGGATCGGTCCACTCCACGTCGCCGCGCAGCCCCCGCACGGCTTCGAGCAGTCGCCGCGCAGTCGTGGGAACGGAACCGTAGCCGGGCAGTGTCGGGTCGGTGACCACGAAACGGTTGTCCGCACGCACCCGCATCAGGAAGGGGAACGGAGCGGCGGCGAGCCCGGTGCCGAACAGGTCGAGGTCGACGGAGTCGTTGTCGAACACCACCGGGGCTTCCAGCGGTCCCCAACGTCGGACGGCCTCGAAAGCCACGTTGGCCACGGACTGCCCCAGTGTCTCCGCGCCCGCCCCGCTGGGGATCGCCGCCCTGCTGCGGCGGTTCCGGTCCGCCAGCCACTCCGTGGTCAGGTAGAGCCGCCAATCGACCGGGAAGGCGGAACTCTCGTCGGTCAACCACAGCCCGAACGCCTGCTGTTTGTTGGCACACGAGAGCACGCCGACCGAGTGGTC
This portion of the Actinopolyspora lacussalsi genome encodes:
- a CDS encoding hypothetical protein (product_source=Hypo-rule applied; pfam=PF13546; superfamily=53098), which translates into the protein MTVPTSPTSVEDEVVEELCSAAFAALRRRDQRRRGEQYVRGLLSSTGRRSIRNIATSVGGAAAAQNLHHFVHSSTWDWNAVRELLLTHLRERITPAAWVVSPLSIPKNGDHSVGVLSCANKQQAFGLWLTDESSAFPVDWRLYLTTEWLADRNRRSRAAIPSGAGAETLGQSVANVAFEAVRRWGPLEAPVVFDNDSVDLDLFGTGLAAAPFPFLMRVRADNRFVVTDPTLPGYGSVPTTARRLLEAVRGLRGDVEWTDPVTRRRRTSAAVTVPVEPIPRRPDNGPDSGKRRMLRLVGEWSDPRNPPERMWLTNARTPSVDALLRSGKLPGRVARDSEEIGGTVGIRDFEGRTYPGWHRHITLASLAHTARVLSRDRTADY
- a CDS encoding MFS family permease (product_source=COG0477; cath_funfam=1.20.1250.20; cog=COG0477; pfam=PF07690; superfamily=103473; transmembrane_helix_parts=Inside_1_24,TMhelix_25_47,Outside_48_56,TMhelix_57_79,Inside_80_91,TMhelix_92_114,Outside_115_123,TMhelix_124_142,Inside_143_154,TMhelix_155_177,Outside_178_180,TMhelix_181_203,Inside_204_209,TMhelix_210_232,Outside_233_241,TMhelix_242_261,Inside_262_280,TMhelix_281_303,Outside_304_315,TMhelix_316_338,Inside_339_344,TMhelix_345_367,Outside_368_371,TMhelix_372_394,Inside_395_452,TMhelix_453_475,Outside_476_483) yields the protein MTTGSGHEDAPTAGRAECRTPRTRAAFSLLAATQLVLIMAITMLAVVLPRVEAELGLSAGRLTLVNAAYGLSFSGLLLLGGRAADLYGPRRLFTTGLVLFGAASITAGVAPGFWTLTISRFLQGAGAALAAPAAVALVGVVFPEPRRRARALAAWGGLSPLGAAAGVLSSGVIAGWVSWRWVFAVPVLAAVLVLALTSSLLPADGRTVRGGLDVGGAVLATAGLTALSYGLVHAAERSWFSLPVLGPLTAGVVLVTSFVLAERKAADPLLPPAFLGSGRRVGALWVILVGATAISTVLMLLSLYFQQVKGMSPLGTAAAFLPFSLLLLLTGLIVTRLVNRFGPRVVAVVGSLLAAGGAALLGGTTAGGPYAGALLAGLLVLPVGISMMFSGATVRVLSAGSEERAGLAGSLVNTAMETGPTAGLALLVSLATTRTDSLLAEGAAPRVAETSGYSFAFDTAALVLLGTAAVALWTLRGTGGRDQ